A DNA window from Deltaproteobacteria bacterium contains the following coding sequences:
- the ychF gene encoding redox-regulated ATPase YchF gives MTFRCGIVGLPNVGKSTIFNALTAAGVAAENFPFCTIEPNIGVVPLPDERLEKIAALFKPQKVTPTAVNFVDIAGLVEGASKGEGLGNQFLAHIREVDAIVHVVRCFEDPNVIHVHGKVDPVRDVSVIETELMLADLDAMTKRIQKIEKQAKTGNKEAAELLPLYQKIEKELGEGKAPRTAPKNLFLLSSKPVLYAANVSETEILTPPPAVKELQAIAAKEGAEVVIISGKIEAEISELSGDEKLTFLKEVGLKESGLNQLARAGYKLLKLITFFTAGPTEVRAWTIPQGTKAPQAAGTIHSDFEKGFIRAECYHYHDLISLGSEVKVREAGKMRLEGKDYTIQDGDILFFRFNV, from the coding sequence ATGACTTTCCGTTGTGGCATTGTTGGGCTTCCAAACGTCGGGAAATCGACAATCTTTAATGCGTTGACCGCTGCGGGGGTTGCAGCGGAGAATTTTCCCTTCTGCACGATTGAACCGAACATCGGTGTCGTCCCCCTCCCTGATGAACGACTCGAAAAAATAGCGGCCCTTTTCAAGCCTCAGAAGGTGACACCGACAGCGGTCAACTTCGTCGACATTGCCGGCCTTGTCGAGGGGGCCTCAAAAGGGGAAGGCCTTGGGAATCAGTTCCTCGCCCATATCCGCGAAGTTGACGCGATCGTTCATGTCGTTCGTTGTTTTGAAGACCCAAACGTCATCCATGTCCATGGCAAGGTCGATCCGGTTCGGGATGTGAGCGTGATCGAAACAGAGCTGATGCTCGCCGACCTCGATGCAATGACCAAGAGGATTCAGAAGATTGAGAAACAGGCGAAGACAGGAAACAAAGAAGCGGCGGAGCTTCTCCCTCTCTATCAAAAAATTGAAAAGGAACTGGGCGAAGGGAAAGCCCCCCGAACGGCCCCAAAAAATCTTTTTCTGCTCTCATCAAAACCGGTCCTGTATGCCGCGAACGTTTCTGAAACGGAAATCCTGACGCCGCCTCCCGCCGTGAAGGAGCTTCAAGCAATTGCCGCCAAGGAGGGAGCGGAGGTGGTGATCATCAGCGGCAAGATCGAGGCGGAGATCTCGGAACTTTCCGGTGATGAGAAGCTCACTTTTTTAAAAGAGGTAGGGCTTAAGGAGTCTGGACTCAACCAACTGGCGCGCGCCGGCTACAAACTCCTCAAACTGATCACCTTCTTCACCGCAGGGCCGACAGAGGTGCGGGCCTGGACAATCCCTCAAGGGACAAAGGCCCCTCAAGCGGCCGGCACGATCCACTCTGATTTTGAGAAGGGGTTTATCCGGGCAGAGTGTTACCACTACCACGATCTCATCTCACTCGGTTCCGAGGTCAAGGTGCGTGAGGCGGGAAAGATGCGACTCGAGGGGAAGGATTACACGATCCAGGATGGAGATATTCTGTTTTTCAGGTTTAATGTGTAG
- the rsmD gene encoding 16S rRNA (guanine(966)-N(2))-methyltransferase RsmD yields the protein MRVISGSAKGHRLKSPKGSAIRPALDKIKGAIFNILGDLEGMKVLDLFAGTGSIGIEALSRGAKLATFIDNSRPALQLVHHNLEKCRLADRGHIVKLKLPLELGHLPRTYSPFDIVFVDPPYDQKLINPTLRRLVREKILAPSGIVVIEHSPREKIAEDVGLTIIDERKYGQTIISFLKM from the coding sequence ATGCGTGTCATCAGTGGAAGCGCGAAGGGTCATCGCCTCAAAAGCCCGAAGGGATCGGCGATCCGTCCCGCATTGGACAAAATCAAAGGGGCGATCTTCAATATCCTGGGCGACCTCGAGGGGATGAAGGTCCTCGACCTCTTCGCCGGAACCGGATCGATCGGTATCGAGGCGCTCTCGCGTGGCGCGAAGTTAGCGACCTTCATCGACAACTCACGGCCCGCGCTTCAATTGGTCCACCACAATCTTGAAAAATGTCGTCTGGCAGACCGCGGCCATATTGTAAAACTCAAACTCCCCCTGGAACTCGGACATCTCCCACGAACTTATTCCCCTTTCGATATCGTTTTTGTCGATCCTCCTTATGATCAAAAGCTGATCAATCCGACACTCCGGCGACTCGTGCGGGAGAAAATCCTTGCCCCATCCGGAATCGTCGTCATAGAACATTCACCACGTGAAAAGATTGCTGAAGACGTGGGGCTCACAATCATTGACGAGAGGAAATACGGCCAGACCATCATCAGTTTTTTGAAAATGTAG
- a CDS encoding tagatose 1,6-diphosphate aldolase: MKKIKGRVSTMTKGKLENLKKLSSKKGIIAAAAMDQRGSLQKSIAKEKGIDPSQVTPQMMSEFKTAVTKVLTPYATAVLLDPEFGLEAAKQRSSNAGLLLAYESTGYEQNTPGRVPRLVPDWTVSKSIATGANAIKILLYYSPFEDSKINEIKHAWVERIGVECAHHDIPFFLEFVGYSTIAGEDEKGIEYARKKPEVVRKSMEEFSKDRYLVDVLKVEVPVNMKFVEGANACKGNHAYTKDEAKDLFRKTAAVTKKPFIYLSAGVSDDEFRESLELAGEAGVRFNGVLCGRATWKEGIPVYAKSGVAALERWLSDRGIQNIKALNAVLEKYAHPWSER, from the coding sequence ATGAAAAAAATAAAAGGGAGGGTCTCGACAATGACAAAAGGAAAATTGGAAAATCTCAAAAAACTCTCGAGCAAAAAAGGGATCATTGCCGCGGCGGCGATGGATCAGAGAGGGTCGCTTCAGAAATCGATCGCGAAGGAAAAAGGGATCGATCCGTCACAGGTGACTCCCCAGATGATGTCTGAATTCAAGACAGCGGTCACAAAGGTCCTGACCCCCTATGCCACGGCGGTCTTGCTTGATCCCGAGTTTGGTCTTGAGGCGGCAAAACAGCGCTCCTCAAACGCCGGCCTCCTCTTGGCCTATGAATCGACCGGTTATGAGCAAAACACACCGGGACGTGTCCCTCGGTTGGTCCCTGATTGGACAGTCTCTAAATCAATTGCCACCGGTGCGAATGCGATCAAGATCCTTCTTTACTATTCCCCTTTTGAAGATTCGAAGATCAACGAGATCAAGCATGCCTGGGTGGAACGAATCGGCGTGGAGTGTGCCCATCATGACATCCCGTTCTTCCTCGAGTTTGTCGGATACTCGACCATTGCCGGCGAGGATGAGAAAGGAATCGAATATGCGCGCAAAAAACCGGAGGTGGTCCGAAAAAGCATGGAGGAGTTTTCAAAAGATCGTTACCTGGTCGATGTCTTGAAGGTCGAGGTCCCGGTCAATATGAAATTTGTGGAAGGGGCCAATGCCTGCAAAGGCAACCATGCCTATACAAAGGATGAGGCGAAGGATCTTTTCCGAAAAACCGCCGCTGTCACAAAGAAACCGTTCATCTATCTCTCTGCCGGTGTCAGTGATGACGAGTTTCGTGAGAGCCTTGAGCTCGCCGGTGAGGCGGGGGTTCGATTCAACGGTGTTCTCTGTGGTCGCGCTACATGGAAAGAGGGGATCCCGGTCTATGCGAAGTCCGGCGTCGCCGCCCTCGAGCGGTGGCTCTCGGATCGCGGCATCCAGAATATCAAGGCGCTGAACGCGGTGCTTGAAAAATACGCACACCCTTGGTCAGAGAGATAG
- the coaBC gene encoding bifunctional phosphopantothenoylcysteine decarboxylase/phosphopantothenate--cysteine ligase CoaBC translates to MLKGKTIVLGVTGGIAAYKSCELVRQLREAGAEVHVMMTKAAQEFVTSLTFQTLSGHPVQTNLFNLTEGMEIGHISLADKADLVVIAPATADILAKIAHGLCDDIVTTVICATKSPVLLAPSMNVHMWENPITQENVKKLEAAGYMILEPTEGSLACGYEGKGRLPEPETILEEIEKMLTTSKKLALR, encoded by the coding sequence ATGCTCAAGGGCAAAACGATAGTTTTAGGAGTCACTGGCGGTATCGCCGCCTACAAGTCGTGTGAACTCGTGCGGCAATTGAGAGAGGCCGGTGCCGAGGTCCATGTCATGATGACCAAGGCAGCACAGGAGTTTGTGACCTCGCTTACCTTCCAAACTCTTTCCGGTCACCCTGTCCAAACGAATCTCTTTAATCTGACAGAAGGAATGGAGATAGGACACATTTCACTCGCGGATAAGGCGGATCTGGTCGTCATCGCACCGGCGACTGCCGACATACTCGCAAAAATCGCCCATGGACTCTGTGATGATATCGTCACGACAGTCATCTGCGCCACAAAATCCCCCGTTCTCCTCGCCCCCTCCATGAATGTTCATATGTGGGAGAACCCGATCACTCAGGAAAATGTAAAAAAACTGGAAGCAGCTGGTTACATGATCCTCGAACCGACTGAAGGATCACTCGCCTGTGGTTATGAAGGAAAGGGACGCCTGCCGGAACCCGAAACGATCCTCGAAGAGATCGAGAAAATGCTGACCACCTCTAAAAAACTTGCCTTGAGATAA
- a CDS encoding OmpH family outer membrane protein, which produces MRKPILIGSLLVFSLLFQNAFAEAALKIAVVDFQRAINEVDQAKKAKDELKKDFEAKQKKLDLQQDQLKKLREELDKQRLVSSEADMRSKEESFSQKYMELQKSFMDYRNEIAQREAQFTGAIIKNLREICGEIGKKEGYALIVETSQNAVLYAESQEDLTGRVVDLYNKRFKGPLKTN; this is translated from the coding sequence ATGCGCAAACCAATCCTTATTGGATCACTGCTTGTCTTCTCACTTCTCTTTCAGAACGCCTTTGCTGAAGCGGCGCTGAAGATCGCCGTTGTTGATTTTCAAAGGGCCATTAATGAGGTCGATCAGGCGAAGAAGGCGAAGGACGAGCTCAAGAAGGATTTTGAGGCGAAGCAGAAAAAGCTCGATCTCCAACAGGACCAGCTCAAGAAACTTCGCGAAGAGCTCGACAAACAGCGACTCGTCTCCTCTGAGGCGGATATGAGATCGAAGGAGGAGAGTTTTTCACAGAAATATATGGAGCTCCAAAAAAGTTTCATGGATTACAGAAATGAAATTGCCCAGCGAGAGGCCCAGTTTACCGGGGCTATTATTAAAAATCTGAGGGAGATTTGCGGCGAGATCGGGAAAAAAGAGGGGTATGCCCTCATTGTCGAAACCTCCCAGAATGCCGTTCTCTATGCCGAAAGTCAGGAAGACCTGACGGGCCGTGTGGTAGATCTCTACAACAAACGCTTT
- a CDS encoding pyridoxal phosphate-dependent aminotransferase — protein MKLSERSQKIKPSPTLAIDAKAKEMKARGIDVINFGAGEPDFDTPDHIKEAAIKALKEGKTKYTAVGGIPELKTAIVQKLKRDNGLAYSPDEVIVSVGGKHALYNAFQALLDPGDEVIIPSPYWVSYPDQVLLCDGTPVILETKEKDGFLVRPEELEKKITRKTKIFVLNTPSNPTGAAYPRKRLEEIAEILVNRNIYCLSDEIYEKIIYDNFPFTSIASLNEKMKSLTITVNGASKVYSMTGWRMGYAVGPKEIIQAMTKIQGQVTTNINSATQWACVTALNDSQNFLKEWVAEFQKRRDFMVKELNCIPGIRCFKPQGAFYVFPNISSFRKTSEELSRYLLEEAHVAVVAGSGFGAEGFIRLSYATSMKNIEEGLKRTKAALQKLT, from the coding sequence ATGAAACTTTCAGAACGATCACAAAAGATTAAGCCGTCACCGACACTCGCAATCGACGCGAAAGCAAAAGAAATGAAGGCACGGGGAATTGATGTGATCAACTTCGGCGCCGGTGAACCGGATTTCGACACGCCGGATCATATCAAAGAAGCGGCGATCAAGGCGCTCAAGGAAGGAAAAACAAAATACACCGCTGTCGGCGGAATCCCGGAGCTTAAAACAGCGATCGTCCAAAAACTGAAAAGAGATAATGGCCTCGCTTATTCACCCGATGAGGTCATCGTCTCCGTCGGTGGGAAACATGCCCTGTATAACGCCTTCCAAGCCCTTTTGGATCCTGGTGATGAGGTGATTATCCCCTCACCCTATTGGGTCAGCTACCCGGATCAGGTCCTCCTCTGCGACGGAACACCGGTCATTCTCGAGACGAAGGAAAAAGATGGTTTTTTGGTCCGACCCGAAGAATTGGAGAAAAAGATTACCCGAAAGACAAAGATATTTGTCCTCAACACCCCTTCGAATCCAACAGGAGCGGCTTATCCGAGAAAGAGACTTGAGGAGATCGCTGAAATTCTGGTGAATCGTAATATTTATTGCCTCTCCGATGAAATTTACGAAAAAATTATCTACGATAATTTCCCTTTCACGAGCATCGCGTCGCTCAACGAAAAAATGAAAAGTCTGACGATCACCGTCAATGGCGCCTCGAAGGTCTACTCAATGACCGGCTGGAGAATGGGCTACGCCGTGGGACCGAAGGAGATCATCCAGGCGATGACAAAGATCCAGGGACAAGTGACGACGAATATCAACTCCGCGACCCAGTGGGCCTGTGTCACCGCCTTGAACGATTCGCAAAACTTCCTGAAAGAGTGGGTTGCCGAATTTCAGAAACGACGGGATTTTATGGTGAAGGAGCTGAATTGCATCCCGGGGATCCGTTGCTTCAAGCCCCAAGGGGCTTTTTACGTCTTCCCGAACATCTCGAGCTTCCGCAAAACCTCCGAGGAACTTTCTCGTTATCTCCTGGAAGAAGCGCATGTCGCCGTCGTCGCGGGAAGCGGATTTGGTGCGGAGGGTTTCATCCGGCTTTCGTACGCGACATCCATGAAAAATATTGAAGAGGGTTTGAAAAGGACCAAGGCGGCACTCCAAAAGCTCACTTGA
- the coaD gene encoding pantetheine-phosphate adenylyltransferase: MPTIAIYPGSFDPPTEGHKNIIERASKLFDQVIVAIAVNSAKQETLSPEERVTLLKGLFQEYPNIQIESFQDQLLIHYVQKKKAQVIVRGLRTFQDYEYEFQMALANKQLAPEIETVFIMADARYAFLSSTLIKEIVRLGGSCEGMLSLSVEKKLKEKLKKSR, translated from the coding sequence ATGCCAACTATCGCCATCTACCCCGGCTCCTTTGATCCCCCGACCGAGGGTCACAAAAATATCATTGAGCGGGCCTCGAAACTCTTTGATCAGGTCATTGTTGCGATCGCCGTTAACTCAGCCAAACAAGAAACCCTTTCACCGGAAGAGCGTGTCACCTTGTTGAAGGGGCTTTTTCAAGAATACCCGAACATCCAGATCGAAAGCTTCCAGGATCAACTCCTGATCCATTATGTCCAGAAGAAAAAGGCCCAGGTGATTGTGCGGGGACTTCGGACCTTTCAGGATTACGAATATGAGTTTCAAATGGCGCTGGCCAATAAACAGCTCGCTCCTGAGATCGAAACGGTTTTTATCATGGCGGATGCACGCTATGCCTTCCTGAGTTCGACACTGATTAAGGAGATTGTGCGGCTGGGAGGTTCTTGTGAGGGGATGTTGTCATTATCGGTTGAAAAGAAATTAAAAGAGAAATTGAAGAAATCCAGATGA
- the amrA gene encoding AmmeMemoRadiSam system protein A, whose amino-acid sequence MQAEDKKELLQIARQTLELYLKGEKIPVMSSRSPMLGEKRGAFVTLEKKLSAEKFQLRGCIGHLPADKPLIRVVQEMAIQAATGDPRFSPMTLEELGNVRIEISILSPFQVMHDISEIRIGEHGLLIEKGWKRGLLLPQVAEREGWDRETFLDYTCLKAGLSSGDWRSKEVVISLFSAEVFHEGL is encoded by the coding sequence ATGCAAGCCGAAGACAAAAAAGAACTTCTTCAAATCGCGCGTCAGACCCTTGAGCTGTATCTGAAGGGGGAAAAAATTCCTGTCATGAGTTCTCGCTCTCCGATGCTAGGTGAGAAGCGCGGCGCTTTTGTCACGTTGGAAAAGAAACTATCTGCTGAAAAATTCCAATTGAGGGGGTGTATCGGTCATCTTCCTGCCGACAAGCCGCTCATCCGTGTCGTTCAAGAGATGGCGATTCAGGCAGCGACCGGTGATCCCCGGTTTTCTCCAATGACTCTTGAAGAACTTGGGAATGTCCGTATTGAGATCTCGATCCTGTCTCCATTTCAGGTGATGCATGATATTTCCGAGATCCGGATTGGGGAGCATGGATTGTTGATCGAAAAAGGGTGGAAAAGGGGACTGCTTTTGCCGCAAGTCGCTGAGCGGGAAGGCTGGGATCGGGAGACTTTTTTGGATTATACCTGTCTCAAGGCTGGACTTTCTTCCGGAGATTGGCGATCAAAGGAGGTTGTGATTTCACTTTTCTCTGCAGAGGTCTTTCACGAAGGCCTATGA
- a CDS encoding phosphatase PAP2 family protein, whose translation MSTRDRIIKGLLFLAILIYYVGGYFLIGFATAHRSGIHRIALPYESQIPFVPEMIFAYLLIYAFTASAYVGIDDLAFFKKVVKSFFLCVSFHFIFFLVFPVEYTLRPSLDYGGSWLNKLIVFYYWLDPVYNCFPSLHVSNVFLVSFFFERYRKGLGKIFFPFAWLVAVSVVFVKQHYILDVVSGIFVGWLCYRIVFKPISLTKGVRIFQAPRSAP comes from the coding sequence ATGAGCACTCGGGATAGAATTATCAAGGGACTCCTGTTCCTCGCCATCCTGATCTACTATGTCGGGGGTTATTTTTTGATCGGTTTTGCCACCGCTCATCGATCTGGCATCCATCGCATTGCGCTTCCTTATGAGAGCCAGATTCCTTTTGTGCCGGAAATGATCTTTGCCTACCTCTTGATCTATGCCTTCACAGCGAGCGCCTACGTAGGGATTGATGATCTCGCCTTCTTCAAAAAGGTCGTTAAATCTTTTTTTCTTTGTGTGAGCTTCCATTTCATTTTTTTTCTTGTTTTTCCTGTTGAGTATACACTGCGCCCTTCACTTGATTATGGGGGAAGCTGGCTCAACAAGTTGATCGTTTTCTACTATTGGTTGGATCCTGTTTATAATTGTTTCCCCTCTCTACATGTCTCAAATGTCTTTCTGGTCTCTTTTTTCTTCGAACGGTATCGAAAAGGTTTGGGGAAAATCTTTTTCCCCTTCGCCTGGCTCGTCGCCGTATCCGTGGTTTTTGTGAAGCAACACTACATTCTCGATGTCGTCAGTGGGATTTTTGTGGGATGGCTGTGTTACCGGATCGTCTTTAAGCCTATCTCTCTGACCAAGGGTGTGCGTATTTTTCAAGCACCGCGTTCAGCGCCTTGA
- a CDS encoding toxin-antitoxin system HicB family antitoxin has translation MIPSGKFVLRIEPKFHRLLSQEAKRNKTSLNNLCASLLKKGLEKGEPVAEKFAFLKPTVDQLKDHFGKNLLGVLVFGSQVTGEATESSDWDLLIILSNEIALTRSLYRWWDEEATLLGTIIVNPQFVHLPASLEEAGGLWFETACASHVMWEQGRVITDCLDQLREFIASDRVRRYWSQGQPYWVRQNEEQRSGN, from the coding sequence ATGATTCCTTCAGGTAAATTTGTCCTCAGAATAGAGCCTAAATTTCATCGATTATTGTCTCAGGAGGCTAAACGGAATAAGACGTCACTCAACAATTTATGCGCCTCTCTGCTCAAGAAGGGATTGGAAAAGGGGGAGCCAGTTGCTGAGAAGTTCGCCTTTTTGAAGCCGACTGTCGATCAGCTAAAGGATCATTTTGGAAAAAATTTGCTGGGGGTCCTTGTCTTTGGATCGCAGGTGACAGGGGAGGCAACGGAATCCTCTGATTGGGATCTCTTAATCATTCTCTCGAATGAGATAGCTTTAACTCGTTCTCTATACCGTTGGTGGGATGAAGAGGCCACTTTATTAGGAACGATCATTGTCAATCCTCAGTTCGTTCATCTTCCTGCCTCGTTGGAAGAGGCCGGTGGTCTTTGGTTCGAAACGGCGTGCGCCTCTCATGTAATGTGGGAGCAGGGGAGGGTCATCACAGATTGCCTGGATCAGTTGAGGGAGTTCATTGCCTCTGACCGTGTCAGACGGTATTGGTCTCAAGGGCAACCTTATTGGGTGAGACAAAATGAAGAACAAAGATCTGGCAACTGA
- a CDS encoding HEPN domain-containing protein has product MKNKDLATDYIQRAGHRLAALEVLFERQSHADVVREGQEVVELCLKALLRVSGIEPPRSHDVSDILIENKIRLPSQIQLHAETLAKISKKMRRDRELSFYGSEDLTPSTFYSLEDSQEAIHDARWVYATCEAVIK; this is encoded by the coding sequence ATGAAGAACAAAGATCTGGCAACTGATTATATTCAGCGTGCAGGGCATCGATTGGCTGCCCTCGAAGTTCTTTTCGAGAGACAGAGCCATGCCGACGTGGTTCGTGAGGGGCAGGAGGTCGTCGAGCTTTGTCTCAAGGCGCTTCTTCGGGTGTCCGGGATCGAGCCGCCTCGATCCCATGATGTCAGTGATATCTTGATCGAAAATAAGATTCGGCTTCCATCTCAAATCCAGTTGCATGCAGAAACCTTGGCGAAGATTTCAAAAAAAATGAGGCGAGACCGGGAACTTTCCTTTTATGGATCCGAAGATCTGACCCCTTCTACGTTTTACAGTTTGGAAGATTCTCAAGAGGCGATCCATGATGCACGGTGGGTTTATGCGACCTGCGAAGCAGTTATCAAGTGA
- a CDS encoding PIN domain-containing protein — MAKKLNLLVDTDIFIDYFNHQLFRDLFESGQFRVYYSVVTKKELLSKEGLQESEREAIQTFLKGCRLILLDQAILQKYSDLRREYPQAAKEDTLIAATAIVKKFSLVTRNNRHYRIFPDIILWFGTD, encoded by the coding sequence ATGGCAAAAAAACTGAACCTGCTCGTTGATACCGATATTTTTATCGACTATTTTAATCACCAGCTTTTTCGGGATCTGTTTGAGTCAGGACAGTTCCGCGTTTATTACTCCGTCGTCACCAAAAAAGAGCTCCTCTCCAAGGAAGGTCTCCAGGAATCAGAAAGAGAGGCGATTCAAACCTTCCTGAAAGGCTGCCGACTCATTCTTTTGGATCAAGCGATCCTCCAAAAATATTCCGACTTGAGAAGAGAATACCCTCAAGCGGCCAAGGAGGACACCCTCATCGCCGCCACCGCCATCGTGAAGAAATTTTCTCTGGTAACGAGAAACAACCGGCATTATCGGATTTTCCCCGATATCATTCTTTGGTTTGGAACCGATTAG
- a CDS encoding aminopeptidase P family protein has translation MSKKAKLIIANSENCSDLYWATRFFVPDPIIFFEIGGKKRLIASDLEYGRAKKEASVDQVISYSQYQKKLRRNGANKIQELDILDALLKEERVREIEVPSYFPIRYAEALRQRKYRLRPLPDPFFPERQFKTKAEKNEIVKSLRATERAIQFAIETIQKTRVRSKKLYLGGTVLTSELLRKMMELKMMEEGYLGRHTIVACGRQAADPHCIGTGPLYANQSIVLDVFPKSTKSGFYGDISRTVIKGRASDRLKEMYHAVQSAQKKGISMIRHRIDGSKVHQAVQQTMESKGFRTGYRNGRPEGFIHSTGHGLGLDIHEPPRISRLPEILKKGTVVTVEPGLYYEKIGGIRIEDVVYVTEKGCEVLTKLPRQFEV, from the coding sequence ATGTCTAAAAAGGCCAAACTCATCATCGCGAACTCCGAAAATTGCTCTGATCTCTACTGGGCCACCCGTTTTTTTGTCCCTGACCCGATCATCTTTTTTGAAATCGGGGGGAAGAAGAGACTCATCGCCTCGGATCTCGAATACGGCCGCGCAAAAAAAGAGGCCTCTGTGGATCAAGTGATTTCTTATTCACAATATCAGAAAAAACTTCGGAGAAACGGGGCGAACAAGATCCAGGAACTCGACATCCTCGATGCCCTTCTAAAAGAGGAAAGGGTGCGCGAGATCGAGGTCCCTTCTTATTTTCCGATTCGTTATGCCGAGGCATTGAGGCAGAGGAAATACCGACTTCGGCCGTTGCCTGATCCATTTTTTCCCGAAAGACAATTCAAGACAAAGGCGGAAAAAAACGAGATTGTGAAGAGCCTGCGGGCGACAGAAAGGGCAATTCAATTCGCCATCGAAACGATCCAGAAGACACGAGTTCGATCCAAAAAACTTTATCTCGGCGGTACCGTTCTCACGAGTGAGCTTCTTCGGAAGATGATGGAACTCAAGATGATGGAGGAGGGGTATCTCGGTCGCCACACCATCGTCGCCTGTGGCCGTCAGGCGGCGGATCCACACTGCATCGGTACCGGACCTCTTTACGCCAATCAATCGATCGTCCTCGATGTCTTTCCGAAATCGACTAAAAGCGGTTTCTACGGTGACATCTCACGCACCGTCATCAAAGGGAGGGCCTCTGACCGACTCAAAGAGATGTATCACGCGGTCCAGTCAGCACAGAAAAAGGGGATCTCCATGATCCGTCACAGAATCGACGGATCGAAGGTCCACCAGGCGGTTCAGCAAACAATGGAATCAAAAGGATTCAGGACAGGTTATCGAAATGGCAGACCGGAAGGTTTCATCCACAGCACCGGTCATGGCCTTGGGCTTGATATCCACGAGCCTCCCCGCATCAGTCGGTTGCCGGAAATCTTGAAAAAAGGGACTGTCGTAACGGTCGAACCGGGTCTATATTACGAAAAAATCGGGGGGATCAGGATCGAAGATGTCGTTTATGTCACTGAGAAAGGATGCGAAGTCTTGACGAAATTACCGAGACAGTTTGAGGTTTAA